One window of the Eucalyptus grandis isolate ANBG69807.140 chromosome 8, ASM1654582v1, whole genome shotgun sequence genome contains the following:
- the LOC120287821 gene encoding E3 ubiquitin-protein ligase RNF144A-like — MEHVQLTSSFKATAQCEHSFCSRCLSSHITWRIDEGLANVRCPGLNCQARLDPLRYRELLSSESFLRWCDLLCESHIGGFSKCYCPNSNCRELIVDECGCSGIAKRFDCPKCRQSGCFQCASAWVEGHRCSGTHDEGLILLERLAERKKWGRCPNCHIYVERPGGCNMIRCR; from the coding sequence ATGGAACATGTCCAGCTGACCTCGAGCTTCAAGGCCACAGCACAGTGCGAGCACTCCTTCTGCAGCCGCTGCTTGTCCTCGCACATCACCTGGAGGATCGACGAAGGACTTGCGAACGTGCGATGCCCCGGTTTGAATTGCCAAGCCAGGCTCGACCCCCTCCGGTACAGGGAGCTCCTCTCGAGCGAATCCTTTCTTAGGTGGTGCGACCTTCTATGTGAGTCGCACATCGGGGGTTTCTCGAAGTGTTACTGCCCGAACTCGAATTGCCGAGAGCTCATTGTGGACGAGTGTGGATGCAGTGGCATAGCCAAGAGATTCGATTGCCCTAAATGCCGCCAAAGCGGTTGTTTCCAGTGTGCGAGCGCATGGGTCGAAGGCCATCGATGCAGCGGAACGCATGATGAGGGGCTTATTCTATTGGAACGTCTAGCGGAAAGGAAGAAGTGGGGGCGGTGCCCGAATTGCCACATATACGTCGAGCGCCCCGGAGGTTGCAATATGATCCGATGCAGGTAA
- the LOC104456224 gene encoding LOW QUALITY PROTEIN: uncharacterized protein LOC104456224 (The sequence of the model RefSeq protein was modified relative to this genomic sequence to represent the inferred CDS: inserted 3 bases in 3 codons; deleted 2 bases in 1 codon): MGIAGSKKRVQSSLHASPXFDSACDSAYAHCLSLTQHAFPGVFPYQLSSAAAHLHRSLSSSSPLVSRWVPSPPXQSQVDRALRATAPRRPPPSGGGDGPQLLEAAEFKEWAGELFAGAVVESAGRAVLTRVPIGVAGIXGVGIATGSGKEVIGSVIGVYALGVATSIYLGLSG; this comes from the exons ATGGGGATAGCGGGGTCGAAGAAGAGGGTCCAGTCCTCCCTCCACGCCTCCC CGTTCGACTCGGCCTGCGACTCCGCCTACGCCCACTGCCTCTCCCTCACCCAGCACGCCTTCCCCGGCGTCTTCCCCTACCAgctctcctccgccgccgcccacctCCAccgctccctctcctcctcctcccctctcgtCTCCCGGTGGGTCCCCTCTCCCC CCCAGTCCCAGGTCGACCGCGCCCTCCGCGCCACCGCCCCCCGCCGGCCCCCTCCC tcaggcggcggcgacgggcccCAGCTGCTGGAGGCGGCCGAGTTTAAGGAGTGGGCGGGGGAGCTGTTCGCCGGCGCCGTGGTGGAGAGCGCGGGGAGGGCGGTGCTGACGCGGGTGCCGATCGGGGTGGCGGGGA GCGGGGTGGGGATCGCGACGGGGAGCGGGAAGGAGGTCATCGGGTCGGTGATCGGGGTCTACGCGCTCGGCGTCGCGACGTCGATTTATCTCGGCCTGTCCGGTTAG